The Plasmodium gaboni strain SY75 chromosome 5, whole genome shotgun sequence nucleotide sequence atatgtaattgTTTTACTAAATCCTCTAATATAGTATACACACTTTTTTCTGCATCGTTCATATTTATCCTGACTTGTTCATGTAAAGTGTCAATTTTGGCTAGCAaatcatttaaatttttttttttttgtttaataaAATTGGATGgattattactattatgTAGAATAGCTTTATATGCCATATTTAGAGAAATGATTGTATCttgattattattgttattatttaaataagGAAAATTTTGGTTCGTTGTTAAATCAGTGTGTACATGATTGGAGATACACAAATTACAAATAGGAATATGACAGATAGTACAGAACATATTAACATCATTTGACATGTGTCTCTTACACTTTCCTGGTATTTTTTGTGCTTCGTTTAAAGCTTTTCTGATATGTTTTTTGactattttattttgtgaATGGATAAGAGTATCACATTTTTCACATAACTTAACTTCATCGGATTCACAATAAAATATGGAAGGTGCATCACTACAATAATCACAAAGAGGAAGAGAAAAATGTTCATCATCATTTGGATCACATTCAAATTGTATTAAATAACGTGGTAATATTTGTGAATTatcataaataatatattcatgATGAAAAGTATAATATGGCAAAACACCATATGTTGGCATAATATCTCCTCCTAAGGataaatttatttcattattatgtttatgATTTTCgttttctttatttttataatgaaTAGTTAATGCATCATCTAGCGATTCCtctttttgttttttaataaatatactGTCATATTCTATAGGTAGCACATCTCTATTATATGTGGATACATCCTTTTCATTAACAGATAAGGATAACCCAACACCTACATCACATAACaaaaattcaaatattCCTCTTTCACCAGATAAAAGAGAGTTTTGGCTGTGttctataatttttttgagttttttttttcttgaGTTTTGAGGATCATTTTCGTATGTAAGTTCattacatttattaaacgttttgtttttatttaagGACGTGAGTGGGAAACCAGGAATGctaataaata carries:
- a CDS encoding putative zinc finger protein — protein: MSNPIGTDINILDNNLTQIFRDSDEWLTLEYFLQVNARTSRVKLVQAWHVSPVQVINKFQKKNSEKLVLKTFIDTSALDRDNTIQNICARGFSISSKGLKLSIGNFNIPGFPLTSLNKNKTFNKCNELTYENDPQNSRKKKLKKIIEHSQNSLLSGERGIFEFLLCDVGVGLSLSVNEKDVSTYNRDVLPIEYDSIFIKKQKEESLDDALTIHYKNKENENHKHNNEINLSLGGDIMPTYGVLPYYTFHHEYIIYDNSQILPRYLIQFECDPNDDEHFSLPLCDYCSDAPSIFYCESDEVKLCEKCDTLIHSQNKIVKKHIRKALNEAQKIPGKCKRHMSNDVNMFCTICHIPICNLCISNHVHTDLTTNQNFPYLNNNNNNQDTIISLNMAYKAILHNSNNPSNFIKQKKKNLNDLLAKIDTLHEQVRINMNDAEKSVYTILEDLVKQLHIITDKKMCSVLSEEYELKRQFNEIIWNESFLYYLQTILPPADFMNAWLKHCQCREQIEKNSKVVEELHSLIYPDMRIKGNINIVTDSSMEHDKIYHPNDNL